In Panicum virgatum strain AP13 chromosome 4N, P.virgatum_v5, whole genome shotgun sequence, a single window of DNA contains:
- the LOC120671627 gene encoding probable potassium transporter 13 isoform X2 has product MCRRSRIGLLNNIHEGSMSSYNQKEPREELKSSLAIKCFFEKHYSLRVVLLLFVLMGTSMVIGDGVFTPTMSVLSAVSGLRIKFPELHEKHIGLGSYLLQFCLLGSVALVVSAYTTFSRGTLVSSVLCLRTTYTTSSGRPARTAGAHLEELFYASQAARISGAEAMFADLGHFSKLSLRLGFTIVVYPCLILAYMGDAAYLSKHREDLESSFYKALPDRVFWPILVIATLATVVGSQAIISATFFIISQCRALGCFPRIKVIHTSSQVHGQIYIPEVNWVLMFLCLAVTVGFRDTEMIGNAYGLAVILVMFATTCLMFLVITTVWNRNVVLAALFTIGFGSIELMYLSACLAKVPHGGWLPLLLSLITLLAMSTWHYGTKKEYELQNKVCLDRFLSLSSGIGLVRVPGVGFVYSRAVNGVPPMFAHFVTNFPAFHRVLIFVSIQTLTVPKVSPDERFLVGRVGPPANQLFRCVVRYGYKEGRWDHFNFENQLLMKVVEFLEMQEEASEPADSGELSAIPASPRAQQLVDVDAAPTASCSSSSACEIDPGVVSRRVRFEEPWAGAGEEEEMKSSEVKTLLEERESGVSYTWF; this is encoded by the exons ATGTGCAGGCGCTCTAGGATTGGGCTTCTGAACAACATACATGAGGGATCTATGTCGTCATACAACCAGAAGGAACCTCGTGAGGAGCTAAAGAGCAGTTTGGCCATAAAATGTTTCTTCGAGAAGCATTACTCGCTTCGCGTTGTGCTGCTGCTATTCGTTCTGATGGGCACCAGTATGGTTATTGGTGACGGTGTCTTCACCCCAACAATGTCAG TTCTATCAGCAGTTTCTGGCCTCAGAATTAAGTTTCCAGAACTACATGAGA AACACATCGGGTTGGGTTCCTATTTGCTCCAATTTTGCTTGCTTGGCTCGGTTGCATTGGTGGTATCGGCATATACAACATTTTCAAGAGGAACCCTAGTGTCATCCGTGCTCTGTCTCCGTACTACATATACAACTTCTTCAGGAAGGCCGGCCAGGACGGCTGGAGCTCACTTGGAGGAATTGTTCTATGCATCACAG GCTGCTAGAATTTCAGGTGCTGAGGCGATGTTTGCTGATCTTGGACATTTCTCAAAGCTTTCACTAAGG CTTGGATTCACAATAGTTGTGTATCCATGCTTAATCCTGGCTTACATGGGTGATGCTGCTTATCTATCTAAACACAGGGAGGATCTCGAAAGTAGCTTTTACAAAGCTCTCCCAG atAGAGTGTTTTGGCCTATTCTGGTCATCGCAACACTAGCCACAGTCGTTGGGAGCCAAGCCATCATCTCAGCTACATTTTTTATCATAAGCCAGTGCAGGGCCTTGGGGTGCTTCCCGCGGATTAAGGTCATACACACATCAAGCCAAGTCCACGGTCAGATCTACATACCGGAGGTGAACTGGGTTCTCATGTTCTTGTGCCTAGCCGTCACGGTCGGGTTCCGCGACACCGAAATGATTGGAAATGCCTATG GGCTTGCTGTGATCCTGGTGATGTTTGCAACCACATGCCTGATGTTCCTCGTCATCACCACCGTGTGGAACCGGAATGTTGTATTGGCAGCGCTCTTTACCATCGGCTTCGGATCCATTGAGCTCATGTACCTGTCGGCGTGCCTCGCCAAGGTGCCCCATGGTGGCTGGCTCCCTCTGCTGTTGTCGCTGATCACGCTGCTGGCCATGTCGACGTGGCACTACGGCACGAAGAAGGAGTATGAGCTACAGAACAAGGTCTGCCTCGACCGGTTCCTCAGCCTGAGCTCCGGCATCGGCCTCGTTCGCGTCCCCGGCGTCGGCTTCGTGTACTCCAGAGCCGTCAACGGCGTGCCGCCGATGTTCGCGCACTTCGTCACCAACTTCCCGGCGTTCCACCGGGTGCTCATCTTCGTGTCAATCCAGACGCTGACGGTGCCCAAGGTCTCCCCGGACGAGCGCTTCCTGGTGGGACGGGTCGGCCCGCCGGCGAACCAGCTGTTCCGCTGCGTGGTCCGGTACGgctacaaggaggggcggtgggaCCACTTCAACTTCGAGAACCAGCTGCTGATGAAGGTGGTGGAGTTCCTCGAGATGCAGGAGGAAGCGTCCGAGCCGGCCGACTCCGGCGAGCTGTCGGCGATCCCGGCGTCACCGCGTGCCCAGCagctggtggacgtggacgcggCGCCGACGGCGTCGTGCAGCAGCTCGTCCGCCTGCGAGATCGACCCCGGTGTCGTCAGCAGGAGGGTTCGGTTTGAGGAGCCatgggccggcgccggcgaggaggaggagatgaagaGCAGCGAGGTGAAGAcgctgctggaggagcgggAGTCCGGCGTGTCCTACACATGGTTTTAA
- the LOC120671627 gene encoding probable potassium transporter 13 isoform X1 produces the protein MCRRSRIGLLNNIHEGSMSSYNQKEPREELKSSLAIKCFFEKHYSLRVVLLLFVLMGTSMVIGDGVFTPTMSVLSAVSGLRIKFPELHENYTVLFACFVLVGLFALQHCGTHRVGFLFAPILLAWLGCIGGIGIYNIFKRNPSVIRALSPYYIYNFFRKAGQDGWSSLGGIVLCITGAEAMFADLGHFSKLSLRLGFTIVVYPCLILAYMGDAAYLSKHREDLESSFYKALPDRVFWPILVIATLATVVGSQAIISATFFIISQCRALGCFPRIKVIHTSSQVHGQIYIPEVNWVLMFLCLAVTVGFRDTEMIGNAYGLAVILVMFATTCLMFLVITTVWNRNVVLAALFTIGFGSIELMYLSACLAKVPHGGWLPLLLSLITLLAMSTWHYGTKKEYELQNKVCLDRFLSLSSGIGLVRVPGVGFVYSRAVNGVPPMFAHFVTNFPAFHRVLIFVSIQTLTVPKVSPDERFLVGRVGPPANQLFRCVVRYGYKEGRWDHFNFENQLLMKVVEFLEMQEEASEPADSGELSAIPASPRAQQLVDVDAAPTASCSSSSACEIDPGVVSRRVRFEEPWAGAGEEEEMKSSEVKTLLEERESGVSYTWF, from the exons ATGTGCAGGCGCTCTAGGATTGGGCTTCTGAACAACATACATGAGGGATCTATGTCGTCATACAACCAGAAGGAACCTCGTGAGGAGCTAAAGAGCAGTTTGGCCATAAAATGTTTCTTCGAGAAGCATTACTCGCTTCGCGTTGTGCTGCTGCTATTCGTTCTGATGGGCACCAGTATGGTTATTGGTGACGGTGTCTTCACCCCAACAATGTCAG TTCTATCAGCAGTTTCTGGCCTCAGAATTAAGTTTCCAGAACTACATGAGA ATTACACTGTGCTTTTTGCCTGTTTCGTTTTAGTTGGCCTTTTTGCACTGCAACACTGCGGAACACATCGGGTTGGGTTCCTATTTGCTCCAATTTTGCTTGCTTGGCTCGGTTGCATTGGTGGTATCGGCATATACAACATTTTCAAGAGGAACCCTAGTGTCATCCGTGCTCTGTCTCCGTACTACATATACAACTTCTTCAGGAAGGCCGGCCAGGACGGCTGGAGCTCACTTGGAGGAATTGTTCTATGCATCACAG GTGCTGAGGCGATGTTTGCTGATCTTGGACATTTCTCAAAGCTTTCACTAAGG CTTGGATTCACAATAGTTGTGTATCCATGCTTAATCCTGGCTTACATGGGTGATGCTGCTTATCTATCTAAACACAGGGAGGATCTCGAAAGTAGCTTTTACAAAGCTCTCCCAG atAGAGTGTTTTGGCCTATTCTGGTCATCGCAACACTAGCCACAGTCGTTGGGAGCCAAGCCATCATCTCAGCTACATTTTTTATCATAAGCCAGTGCAGGGCCTTGGGGTGCTTCCCGCGGATTAAGGTCATACACACATCAAGCCAAGTCCACGGTCAGATCTACATACCGGAGGTGAACTGGGTTCTCATGTTCTTGTGCCTAGCCGTCACGGTCGGGTTCCGCGACACCGAAATGATTGGAAATGCCTATG GGCTTGCTGTGATCCTGGTGATGTTTGCAACCACATGCCTGATGTTCCTCGTCATCACCACCGTGTGGAACCGGAATGTTGTATTGGCAGCGCTCTTTACCATCGGCTTCGGATCCATTGAGCTCATGTACCTGTCGGCGTGCCTCGCCAAGGTGCCCCATGGTGGCTGGCTCCCTCTGCTGTTGTCGCTGATCACGCTGCTGGCCATGTCGACGTGGCACTACGGCACGAAGAAGGAGTATGAGCTACAGAACAAGGTCTGCCTCGACCGGTTCCTCAGCCTGAGCTCCGGCATCGGCCTCGTTCGCGTCCCCGGCGTCGGCTTCGTGTACTCCAGAGCCGTCAACGGCGTGCCGCCGATGTTCGCGCACTTCGTCACCAACTTCCCGGCGTTCCACCGGGTGCTCATCTTCGTGTCAATCCAGACGCTGACGGTGCCCAAGGTCTCCCCGGACGAGCGCTTCCTGGTGGGACGGGTCGGCCCGCCGGCGAACCAGCTGTTCCGCTGCGTGGTCCGGTACGgctacaaggaggggcggtgggaCCACTTCAACTTCGAGAACCAGCTGCTGATGAAGGTGGTGGAGTTCCTCGAGATGCAGGAGGAAGCGTCCGAGCCGGCCGACTCCGGCGAGCTGTCGGCGATCCCGGCGTCACCGCGTGCCCAGCagctggtggacgtggacgcggCGCCGACGGCGTCGTGCAGCAGCTCGTCCGCCTGCGAGATCGACCCCGGTGTCGTCAGCAGGAGGGTTCGGTTTGAGGAGCCatgggccggcgccggcgaggaggaggagatgaagaGCAGCGAGGTGAAGAcgctgctggaggagcgggAGTCCGGCGTGTCCTACACATGGTTTTAA